The following is a genomic window from Lysinibacillus sp. G4S2.
AAGATTTTCACGCTCTTTTACATGCAACAAGCACTGGAGAGTCCTGATAGGTATGTTTACATGCGCTTAGGAATTCGAAGTGGCTTTGAGGTGAAGCGTAAAATCTGGACTAAGAAGGAAGGAGCTTGCCGGTTCCTTCCTTTTTTCATTATCGTAATTACATTGAGAGGTAATTGAACATAATGACATTAAGGAAGGCTGGTCAACTTCTTAGCTACAACATCGTCCGCCAATAGTTAATCTGCTACTTTAGGTGAAAGTGAGAGAAGGTTACTTTTGTTCTGGCTAGCTAGTAGCTTGACGGGGATAGGCATGTTTAGCAATTGTGATCTGTGCGAAAATGAAGCGGTCGCAAAAAAATGTTTTGTAATGAAAGTGAAACGGCAGTTACAGAATACACCCATCTTTGAAGGTGGTAAGGTGAAAAACATACGTTGGTCTAGAGCCTCTGACGGATGTCATGGATTTTGATTTGTGCTAGTACATTCAAAATCGGGACGCATTGTTTATCTGTAACAATTACGTCAAGGCGAAATTGATACGAGGTGAGATTTGAATGGAATGGTTTAATGTAGGTCGTATTGTCAATACACACGGTATTCGCGGTGAGGTGCGTGTGTTATCAACAACAGACTTTGAAGATGAGCGCTTCACAGTAGGAAATAAGCTTGCGGCGTTTAAAAAAGACGATAAAAAGCCAACATGGGTAACAATTGAATCCATGCGTCGTCATAAAAACTTTATTTTATTAACTTTTGAAGGAATGAATAACATCAACCTTGTTGAGCCATTCAAAGAAGGAATGCTCAAAATTACGAAAGATCAAATGACAGATGATTTATTAGAGGAAAATGAATTTTTCTTCCATGAAATCATTGGCTGTACAGTTGTATCTGAAGAAGGCGAAACAATTGGAGCAGTGACTGACATTCTTCAAACGGGGGCAAATGATGTGTGGGTAGTTAAGGGCGCTAAGAAAGAGCATTACATCCCGTATATCGAAGACATCGTCAAGGAAATTGATGTTGCTGAGAAGAAAATTGTGATACACGTAATGGAAGGTCTGCTATGATGAATATTCATGTGTTAAGTTTATTTCCTGATATGTTTACAGGCGTTTTTGGTGCGTCAATATTAAAGAAAGCGCAGGAAAAAGGTGCTGTAAAGCTAGAAGTAACTGATATACGTGGATTTTCGGGTAACAAGCATAATCAAGTAGATGATTATCCGTATGGCGGCGGTGCGGGAATGGTATTAAAACCAGAGCCGATGTTTAGCGCTGTCGAGGCCATTACGGCAGGGAAAAATCCTCGTATCATTTTGATGTGTCCGCAAGGTGAGCGCTTTACTCAAAAAAAGGCAGAAGAGCTAGCGCAAGAACAAGAACTAGTATTTTTATGTGGTCATTACGAAGGCTATGATGAACGCATTCGTCAGCATCTTGTCACAGACGAGATTTCAATTGGAGACTTCGTATTAACTGGTGGAGAGCTAGGTGCTATGACGGTTATAGATAGCGTTGTACGACTTCTGCCGGGAGTTTTAGGACAAGAGGATTCCCACATACAAGATTCGTTCTCTACAGGTCTTCTAGAGCACCCACATTATACACGACCTGCTGAATTCCGCGGAATGAAAGTACCTGATGTTTTACTATCGGGCAATCATGCAAAAATTGAGCAATGGCGTGCGGAAGAATCTCTGAAAAGAACATTCGAGCGTCGTCCTGATTTACTCGAGAATTATCCATTAACAGATAAGCAAAAATTGTATGTAGAAAAACTTAAAAACAACAATAAAGATGCTTGATTGCTATCTATATTTATGGTAACATCTATTCTGTACTTCTATGTGAAGTACTGAATTACGGTGTTCCGCTGTGGCATAGATTGCGTGCAAGAGCATCTGTCTAAGGAGAGAAAACAATGTCAAACATTATTACAGAAATTACTAAAGCTCAGCTTCGCACTGATCTACCATCTTTCCGTCCTGGTGATACTGTTAAGGTACACGTGAAAGTAGTAGAGGGTACACGTGAACGTGTCCAAGTATACGAAGGTGTAGTAATTAAACGTCGTGGTGGCGGTATTAGCGAAACTTTCACAGTTCGTAAAATTTCTTATGGTGTAGGTGTTGAACGTACATTCCCTGTACACACACCAAAAATCGCTAACTTAGAAGTTGTACGTCGTGGTAAAGTACGTCGTGCTAAACTTTACTACCTACGTAACCTACGTGGTAAAGCTGCTCGTATTAAAGAAATTCGATAATTATGACTTAAAAGTGAGGGGCTTGTGCAACAAGCCCCTTTTCTTTTTGCTTGTCAACTTAAATAACTATCATCTAAAATGAGGATAGACAAGGGGGCAAATCTCGATGGAAAAACAAGTGAAAGAAAAGAATGAACTATGGGAATGGACAAAGGCACTTCTAATTGCATTTGCGATTGCAGCAATTATTCGTTACTTTTTATTTACACCCATTGCAGTAGATGGCCAATCCATGATGCCAACCCTTGAAAATGGCGACCGTATGATTGTGAATAAGATTGGTTATAAAATAGGTGAACCAAAACGCTTTGATATAGTTGTATTCCATGCTCCGGAGCAGAAAAACTATATTAAACGTGTTATTGGGCTACCAGGAGAGACATTGGAATATAAAAATGATCAATTATACATTAACGGTGAGCCGATAGACGAGCCTTATTTAGATGACTACAAATCGAAAATTACAGAAGGTACTTTAACAGAGGATTTTACGTTAAAAGACATTGATGTAAACCTAAAAGATAATGTAATTCCAGAAGGCTGTGTTTTCGTTATGGGAGATAATCGTCGATACAGTAAGGACAGTCGTATTATTGGAGTCGTCGATCAGAAAGAGATTATTGGTAATACAAGTCTGATTTTCTGGCCGTTTAGTGATATTAAAATTGTAAAGTAATTCTTGAAAGGGAGAGATCAATTATGCCTTGGCATAATTCGTCTGGAACGGCTTTGTGCTTGCACAAAGAACTCCTTTCCGATTCCATGACATCCGCCGGAGGCTTTAACTTTTTTCAGCAGGCTTTTGGACACCTGCTGAAAGAAGTTAAAACTCCCTTTTTCTTTTAGTTTAGGAGGTATAGATATGACTATACAATGGTTTCCAGGGCATATGGCAAAGGCCCGCAGAGAAGTAACAGAAAAATTAAAGCTCGTTGATATTATATTTGAATTAATAGATGCACGTTTACCTCTATCTTCCCGAAATCCGATGATAGACGAAGTGATTAATCAAAAACCGCGTCTCCTTATCTTAAATAAATCAGATATGGCAGATGAGCATGAAACACGTAAGTGGGTAGAGTATTTTGCACAACGTGGTCATAAGGCCGTAGCAATCAATTCTCTTGAAGGTAAAGGATTACAGCAAGTGACTAAGGCTGCTCAAGAAATTTTGAAAGAAAAATTTGAACGCATGAAATCACGTGGGATGAAGCCAAGGGCCATTCGCGCAATGATTGTTGGGATTCCGAACGTAGGGAAATCGACGCTTATTAATCGCTTAGCGAAGAAAAATATCGCAAAAACAGGGAATACGCCAGGGGTAACTAAGGCACAGCAATGGATAAAGGTTGGTAAGGAGCTTGAATTACTCGATACACCAGGTATTTTATGGCCGAAGTTTGAAGATCAAGAAGTAGGCTATAAATTAGCCTTAACAGGTGCTATAAAGGATACGATAACGAATATGGAGGATTTAGCGGTATATGGTCTACGCTTTTTATCCATTCATTATCCAGCACGAATGGAAGAACGCTATGGCTTCCAGTTTGTACATGAAGATTTAGTTGAGACTTTCGACCATATCGGTAAACTTCGTCGTGTTTACGGTCCTGGAGGAGAAATCGATTATGATCAAGTAGCTCAATTAATCGTTCGAGATATTCGTGGGTTACAATTAGGCAAACTAACATTTGATTTTGTTGACGAACAACTTGAAAAAGAAACAGAACAGCAATAAAGAAAACTGTCATACTCACGTCATAAATCGTGAGCGTGACAGTTTTTCTTTTAGGAATACTTCTTTTTGCCGATATAGGATATAGAGCGAGAAAAAGAAATTATATTATTTTTTGATATAGAAAAAACGAATACATATTTTGGGTTTTTCACTAAAAGTTGTGGATGTCATTTGTTAAAACGTATGCTATATATTAGTTTGACCTTCGTTCTGGCAGGGCGACTCCTTGCGGTTCATCGGACGCCCCGAGAAAAGCGCCCAGCCTGAACGAAAATCAACCACACGTTATGGTGATGATCCGTATTTTTAGAGAATCCACTACCTTCTAGTGAAAACATGACTGATGTTAGTAGAATACTCGATAACAGTCAGCTCAAAATAGTTTTGAACTGTTGATGTAGAACCAAAAAAGGGAGTAAATAGATGAAAACGATTAAAGAGATTACAGTAGCGTTAAAAGAAGCGGAGGAATGGCAGGATTGGATGACGGGAGTAGAGACTGACGAACGTGCCGGTGTGCAAAAGGCTTGGTTAAGCTGGAAAAAGCGTCAAGATAAAAAACAACAGTTACTACAAGAACATCAAGAAAAAGTCGATTTCGATCAAAGCTACGGTGGAATAAGTGCTTTAATTGCGGGTGTAGATGAAGCAGGGCGAGGACCATTAGCAGGACCAGTAGTAACAGCTGCTGTTATTTTACCAGCAAACTGCGAGGCTCTAGTCGGATTAAATGATTCAAAGCAATTATCAAAGGATAAACGCAATGCCTATGCTACTTTAATAAAAGAACATGCAGTAAGTTATTTTATCCATTTCCAAGCAGCACAACAAATTGATGAATTAAATATTTACGAAGCTACAAAGCAATCGATGAAGACGAGTGTAGAATCGTTATCTATTAAGCCTAATTATGTGCTAGTTGATGCTATGACACTGCCAATCTCTATTCCACAGGATTCAATAATTAAAGGGGATGCAAAAAGCTTAGCTATTGCAGCTGCATCGATATTAGCAAAAACGGCACGAGATGATTATATGGATCAATTGGACAAAGAATTTCCTATGTATGGTTTTGCTCAGCATGCAGGATATGGTACAAAGCAACATTTAAAAGCACTTGAAGATTTCGGTCCAACCATCCATCATCGTAAATCGTTTGAGCCAATAAAGTCAATGCTTTAAGGTATTTTGAAAACATAATAGCCACCAAAAGTTAGGAAGAATATTTACTATAACGTATATCGTATGGATAAGTTGATTGGAACGGAGACAGGACGCCCCCAGAAAGCTTTGCTCTGTGCGAAAGCGAAGCGTCAGCAACAAAGCACCCAGTCGGAGCGGAAAACAACCCTACGCTATGATACTGAGCCAAATAAAAATAGAAGCCAATTACACCAAGGAGTAATTGATGAAAGGAGTACATATATGACAGCCACATCTTTTAATCCGATTCAAATGCAACAAGCTGCTGTAACCTCAGCTAATCAGCCACTTGCTTTAAAACAAGGGCAAGTATTTCATGGTACGATTAAACAATTATATCCAGATCAAATGGCTGAGATACAAGTTGGCCAACAGAAATTTATTGCTAAACTCGAAGTTCCACTAAAAGCAGGAGATGCCCATTTCTTTCAAGTAACGGGTATAAACCCGCAAACTGAACTAAAAGTTGTTACGGGTCCTATGGGGCAAACAGCTTCCCAAAGTCAACAAATCAATCAGTTACTTGAATCGATGAATTTACCTAAGTCAGCTGAAATGCAACAGCTTCTATCCCATTTTATGAAAGCACAGCTACCGATTTCTAAGGAGCAGCTGATGCAGGCAGAAATATGGATAAAAGCATTACCAGAGGGCATTACTAAACTAGATGCCTTACAAGCTATTCAAAAAATGGTGGAGCTTAAAATGCCAATGACAAATGACGTTTTCCAAGCTCTTATTAGTGGGCAAAAAACTACTGGTATGATTTCGGTAATGGAAAACTTTACGCAGCTTTTAGCTAAAGATACAGCTTTACTGGAAAACCTTAAGCAAAATCTACTGCAACAGGTGCAGGCAATTGCAAAGCCTTTTGAGGTAGAAACAGGTAGTTTAGTGCTTGCTAAGTCCATACAAATATTAACGAATAACGCGGCTTCTATGAGTGATAAGATTCAAGCTATGAATATGTTAAAGGAGGCGGGAATATTACCTCAGCAGGCAACCTTGCAAAACTGGTCAAGTCTCAGCGATCTAAAGTCTGTTCAGCCAAATCAGCTTCAACAAGCTGGACAAGTTATTCAAACGATTCTAACGGCACAACCTGACAAAACAACTCAGCTTGTCGACCAACTTAAATTATGGACAGCGAATCAAAGCTTGTTAACGAATGAACAAAAGCAGCAAATTAATCAACTTATCGATAGATTAAATCAGCTTCCAGCAAATAAACAAACGCTAGAGATTTTTGCAAAACAGATGCAAGAACAACTAATAAAAGCGTTTGCTGAAAATTCTTCGGAGCGTTTATTTACACAAGACGCCAATGCTCTTTCAGTGAAAGACCATTTATTATCACTTTTAAAGCATGAAGCAACTACGCCACTACAAAACGACGCATTCATGCGAAATCTTATGAAAAATAGTGTTGAATCCTCGCAATCAATGATTCAGCAGATTGTTACACAAGCAGATGCCCATGTGCAAAATTCTATGGATAGTAAAGCAATGGAACATGCACTTAAAACGGTATTAAAAAATCTAGGACTTAGCTATGAGGCGACACTTAGTAATAAATCAGCTGATTTACAGGAGATTGCACATCAATTAAAACCTCAGCTTCATACATTATTGCAGGAGACACATACTACTCCACAGCTGAAGGAAGCAGCAGAAATGTTAATGGCACGTATGAACGGTATGCAGCTAGCATCAGGTGAGAATGGTCATCAGCATCAGCTTATTATGCAAGTACCATTAGACTTCTTCGGCAAGAAAATGGATGCAACATTACAGTGGAATGGACGCATGAAGGATGATGGTAAAATTGATGCCAATTATGCACGTATATTATTTTATTTACAAATGGAATCAATGAAAGAGACCGTTATTGATATGCAGGTTCAAAATCGTGTCGTTACTGTGACGGTATTTAATGAAAATAATGATATTGTTCCACTTGCAGAACCACTAAAAGCAGCTTTAAAAATAGGCCTAGCTGAAAAAGAGTACCAACTTTCAGGTGTTTTTATTAAACAATTTGAAAAAGCCCAACCTGAAAAAACTACCTCTGTAGTAGGACAGCAGGAGGAACATAGTAAGGTGGATTTCCGCGTATGAGTGAAGAAAAATTTACTCGAAAAGAGGCGATCGCTCTCACGTATAAACTGGGGCGCTTTGATAGTCCAACGGTGGTAGCGAAAGGAAAAGGAAAAATAGCAGAAAATATTTTAACGCGTGCAAATGAGTATAATGTGCCGATTTATGAGGATACTAACCTTGTTCAATTACTTGGACAATTAGATTTAAATGAGTCGATACCTGAAGAATTGTACCAAGCTGTCGCTGAGGTTTTTGCATTTATTTATCGGTTAGATCAACAACATGCGCAAAAATATAGAAAAGATAGACAATTCTAATTTTCGCAAAAATCTGTTTTAGTACACAAAGTAGAAGAATGCGTAATATTAAAAGATAAAAAACGAACAAAAGACAAAGTGTAGACTTTATCAGAATCTTTAGTTAGAATAGATTATGTTAGTAAAACAATTTTATGCAAATGTTTGATGGGAGGATGTATTATGAATATCCATGAATATCAAGGGAAAGAGATTCTTAGAAAGTATGGTGTAGCTGTACCAAATGGAAAAGTTGCTTTTTCCCCTGATGAAGCAGTGAAAGTAGCGAAGGAACTTGGCTCTAATGTGACAGTAGTCAAGGCGCAAATTCATGCAGGTGGACGCGGTAAAGCAGGTGGTGTAAAAATCGCTAAAAACCTTGACGAAGTGCGTACTTACGCAAAGGAATTATTAGGGAAGATTTTAGTGACTCATCAAACAGGTCCTGAAGGAAAAGAAGTAAAACGCTTATATATTGAAGAGGGTTCTGATATTCAAAAAGAGTACTATTTAAGTTTAGTATTAGACCGCGCAACATCCCGTGTAACAATAATGGGATCTGAAGAGGGCGGCATGGATATTGAAGAAGTAGCGGAAGCGCATCCAGAAAAAATCTTCAAAGAAGTTGTAGATCCAGTAGTTGGGTTAACAAGCTTCCAGGCACGTCGTATGGCGTTTAATATGAATATTCCAGCAAACCTTGTGGGGAAAGCTGTTAAATTAATGTTAGGCTTGTATCAAGCGTTTATCGACAAAGATGCTTCGATTGTAGAAATTAATCCACTTGTTGTAACTGGACAAGGCGAAGTTGTAGCATTAGATGCTAAATTTAATTTCGATGCGAATGCGTTATATCGTCATAAAGATATTGTCGAATTACGTGATTTTGATGAAGAGGATGCAAAGGAAATTGAAGCATCAAAATACGATTTAAGCTATATTTCATTAGATGGCAACATTGGCTGTATGGTGAATGGAGCTGGTCTTGCTATGGCTACAATGGACACAATTAGCTATTATGGCGGAAGCCCCGCTAACTTCCTAGATGTAGGTGGCGGTGCAACGGCTGAAAAAGTAACAGAAGCTTTCAAAATTATCCTTTCCGATCCACATGTAAAAGGCATTTTCGTTAACATTTTTGGCGGAATTATGAAATGTAACATTATCGCTGAGGGTGTTGTAACGGCTGCCAAAGAAATTGGCTTAGCTGTGCCGTTAGTTGTACGTTTAGAAGGTACAAATGTAGAACTTGGAAAAGAAATTTTAAATGCATCTGGTTTGAACATCGTTGCAGCGGATTCAATGGCTGACGGTGCACAAAAAATTGTGGGACTAGTAGGCTAAGGAAGGCGGGGAGAACAATGGCTGTATTTATTAATAAAGATACGAAGGTAATTGTACAAGGGATTACGGGCGAAACAGCGCTTTTCCATACGAAGCAAATGCTTGAGTATGGTACTAAAATTGTAGCAGGTGTAACACCAGGTAAGGGTGGTCTTGAAATCGAGGGAGTCCCTGTGTTCAATACTGTAGCAGAAGCGGTAGCTGCAACAGGTGCGACAACTTCAGTTATTTATGTACCTGCGCCATTTGCGGCAGATGCTATTTTAGAGGCTGTTGATGCTGAATTAGAATTAACAATCTGTATTACTGAGCATATTCCTGTCCTTGATATGGTTAAGGTTAAACGTTATATGGAAGGTAAAAAGACACGCCTAGTAGGTCCAAACTGCCCAGGTGTTATTACGGCAGATGAATGTAAGATTGGTATTATGCCTGGCTATATCCATACGAAAGGGCATGTAGGAGTTGTTTCCCGTTCTGGTACGTTAACATATGAAGCGGTACATCAATTAACACAAGCTGGTATTGGTCAAACTACAGCTGTAGGTATCGGTGGAGACCCTGTAAATGGTACAAACTTTATTGATGTTTTAGAAGCATTTAACAATGACCCTGAAACATATGCAGTTGTGATGATTGGGGAAATTGGGGGTACAGCTGAAGAAGAAGCCGCTGAGTGGATTAAAGCGAATATGACGAAACCTGTCGTTGGCTTTATCGGTGGACAAACAGCGCCTCCAGGTAAACGTATGGGTCATGCTGGCGCTATTATTTCTGGTGGTAAAGGAACAGCGGCAGAAAAAATTAAGGCAATGAATGCTGCTGGTATTGAAGTAGCGGAAACGCCATCTGTCATTGGTGAAACGCTTATTAAAGTAATTAAAGAAAAAGGGCTATACGAAAAGTGTAAAACCCATTAAAATGGAAGATGTAGCACATTGTGGCTACATCTTTTCTTT
Proteins encoded in this region:
- the rimM gene encoding ribosome maturation factor RimM (Essential for efficient processing of 16S rRNA), producing MEWFNVGRIVNTHGIRGEVRVLSTTDFEDERFTVGNKLAAFKKDDKKPTWVTIESMRRHKNFILLTFEGMNNINLVEPFKEGMLKITKDQMTDDLLEENEFFFHEIIGCTVVSEEGETIGAVTDILQTGANDVWVVKGAKKEHYIPYIEDIVKEIDVAEKKIVIHVMEGLL
- the ylqF gene encoding ribosome biogenesis GTPase YlqF; protein product: MTIQWFPGHMAKARREVTEKLKLVDIIFELIDARLPLSSRNPMIDEVINQKPRLLILNKSDMADEHETRKWVEYFAQRGHKAVAINSLEGKGLQQVTKAAQEILKEKFERMKSRGMKPRAIRAMIVGIPNVGKSTLINRLAKKNIAKTGNTPGVTKAQQWIKVGKELELLDTPGILWPKFEDQEVGYKLALTGAIKDTITNMEDLAVYGLRFLSIHYPARMEERYGFQFVHEDLVETFDHIGKLRRVYGPGGEIDYDQVAQLIVRDIRGLQLGKLTFDFVDEQLEKETEQQ
- the rplS gene encoding 50S ribosomal protein L19; the protein is MSNIITEITKAQLRTDLPSFRPGDTVKVHVKVVEGTRERVQVYEGVVIKRRGGGISETFTVRKISYGVGVERTFPVHTPKIANLEVVRRGKVRRAKLYYLRNLRGKAARIKEIR
- the sucC gene encoding ADP-forming succinate--CoA ligase subunit beta, which encodes MNIHEYQGKEILRKYGVAVPNGKVAFSPDEAVKVAKELGSNVTVVKAQIHAGGRGKAGGVKIAKNLDEVRTYAKELLGKILVTHQTGPEGKEVKRLYIEEGSDIQKEYYLSLVLDRATSRVTIMGSEEGGMDIEEVAEAHPEKIFKEVVDPVVGLTSFQARRMAFNMNIPANLVGKAVKLMLGLYQAFIDKDASIVEINPLVVTGQGEVVALDAKFNFDANALYRHKDIVELRDFDEEDAKEIEASKYDLSYISLDGNIGCMVNGAGLAMATMDTISYYGGSPANFLDVGGGATAEKVTEAFKIILSDPHVKGIFVNIFGGIMKCNIIAEGVVTAAKEIGLAVPLVVRLEGTNVELGKEILNASGLNIVAADSMADGAQKIVGLVG
- a CDS encoding ribonuclease HII codes for the protein MKTIKEITVALKEAEEWQDWMTGVETDERAGVQKAWLSWKKRQDKKQQLLQEHQEKVDFDQSYGGISALIAGVDEAGRGPLAGPVVTAAVILPANCEALVGLNDSKQLSKDKRNAYATLIKEHAVSYFIHFQAAQQIDELNIYEATKQSMKTSVESLSIKPNYVLVDAMTLPISIPQDSIIKGDAKSLAIAAASILAKTARDDYMDQLDKEFPMYGFAQHAGYGTKQHLKALEDFGPTIHHRKSFEPIKSML
- the sucD gene encoding succinate--CoA ligase subunit alpha, coding for MAVFINKDTKVIVQGITGETALFHTKQMLEYGTKIVAGVTPGKGGLEIEGVPVFNTVAEAVAATGATTSVIYVPAPFAADAILEAVDAELELTICITEHIPVLDMVKVKRYMEGKKTRLVGPNCPGVITADECKIGIMPGYIHTKGHVGVVSRSGTLTYEAVHQLTQAGIGQTTAVGIGGDPVNGTNFIDVLEAFNNDPETYAVVMIGEIGGTAEEEAAEWIKANMTKPVVGFIGGQTAPPGKRMGHAGAIISGGKGTAAEKIKAMNAAGIEVAETPSVIGETLIKVIKEKGLYEKCKTH
- the trmD gene encoding tRNA (guanosine(37)-N1)-methyltransferase TrmD — translated: MNIHVLSLFPDMFTGVFGASILKKAQEKGAVKLEVTDIRGFSGNKHNQVDDYPYGGGAGMVLKPEPMFSAVEAITAGKNPRIILMCPQGERFTQKKAEELAQEQELVFLCGHYEGYDERIRQHLVTDEISIGDFVLTGGELGAMTVIDSVVRLLPGVLGQEDSHIQDSFSTGLLEHPHYTRPAEFRGMKVPDVLLSGNHAKIEQWRAEESLKRTFERRPDLLENYPLTDKQKLYVEKLKNNNKDA
- a CDS encoding EscU/YscU/HrcU family type III secretion system export apparatus switch protein, encoding MSEEKFTRKEAIALTYKLGRFDSPTVVAKGKGKIAENILTRANEYNVPIYEDTNLVQLLGQLDLNESIPEELYQAVAEVFAFIYRLDQQHAQKYRKDRQF
- the lepB gene encoding signal peptidase I — its product is MEKQVKEKNELWEWTKALLIAFAIAAIIRYFLFTPIAVDGQSMMPTLENGDRMIVNKIGYKIGEPKRFDIVVFHAPEQKNYIKRVIGLPGETLEYKNDQLYINGEPIDEPYLDDYKSKITEGTLTEDFTLKDIDVNLKDNVIPEGCVFVMGDNRRYSKDSRIIGVVDQKEIIGNTSLIFWPFSDIKIVK